In one window of Primulina tabacum isolate GXHZ01 chromosome 8, ASM2559414v2, whole genome shotgun sequence DNA:
- the LOC142554694 gene encoding uncharacterized protein LOC142554694: protein MARTESRLDNMETHMGNMGATMKSLETQIGQLANALKDQNKGQFPSNTEVNPREQCKAVTLRSGKEIGIPEPTEENAEICRFKKKWLDDQFAKFLEIFKKIHINISFADALEQMPNYAKFIKDVMSKKRKLQEFETVKLTEECSAIHQRKLPQKLKDPGSFTIPCVIGGSRINRALCDLGLADRSLTYPRGIVEDVLVKVEKFIFPADFVILDMEEDQETLLIFGRPFLATGKALIDVHKGELTLSVGGEEVTFNIYNTIRGPNVVSTCNSIDSCVSQVGVGRMMKDSLERCLLESVSTVDEEDWDVREELLALNTLPKEKINAQLEELLEDESKEVPKASFALKDLPSHLCYAFLDESSSYLVFISSALTIEEKDKLLRVLREFKSALGWTISDTKGISPTVCMHKILMQESYSPYVDHQRRLNPAMREVVRAEILKLLNDGVIYAISDSSWVSPVQVVPKKRGITVVRNENNELISTRPVTGWRRCREKNLVLNWEKCHFMVQEGIVLGHKISARGIEVDRAKVVAIENLPPPKNVKGIQSFLGHAGIKTALISAPIMIVPDWKEPFELMCDASDYAVGAALGQRRDKMLKAIYYASRTLNAAQQNYTTTEKEMLAVVFAFDKFRTYLISTKVTVFTNHAALHYLFAKKDAKPRLIRWILLLQEFDFEVKDKKGCENQVADHLSRLELEERTEGGVINEFDLF, encoded by the exons ATGGCGAGAACTGAGTCTCGTCTTGATAACATGGAGACACACATGGGCAATATGGGTGCCACGATGAAATCCTTGGAAACACAGATTGGGCAACTAGCAAATGCTTTGAAAGATCAGAATAAAGGACAGTTCCCAAGCAATACAGAGGTGAATCCTAgggagcaatgcaaagctgtcACATTGAGGAGTGGCAAGGAAATTGGAATTCCAGAGCCTACTGAAGAGAATGCAGAGATTTGT AGGTTCAAGAAGAAATGGTTAGATGATCAGTTTGCGAAGTTCCTggaaatattcaaaaaaataCACATTAACATCTCATTTGCCGACGCATTGGAGCAAATGCCCAATTATGCTAAGTTCATTAAGGATGTGATGTCCAAGAAGAGgaaacttcaagaatttgagacCGTGAAGCTAACCGAAGAGTGTAGTGCCATACACCAAAGAAAACTACCACAGAAActcaaagatccagggagttttactattccttgtgtTATTGGAGGTTCTAGAATAAATAGGGCCTTATGTGATTTAGGT CTGGCAGACAGATCACTTACATATCCACGAGGGATAGTGGAGGATGTGCTGGTAAAGGTagaaaaattcatatttcctgcTGATTTTGTCATTTTAGATATGGAGGAAGACCAGGAAACTCTGCTTATCTTTGGAAGGCCGTTCTTGGCCACCGGAAAAGCTTTGATTGATGTGCACAAGGGCGAGCTCACATTGAGTGTAGGTGGAGAGGAAGTCACGTTCAACATCTACAACACCATCAGAGGACCAAATGTGGTAAGTACTTGTAATAGCATTGATTCTTGTGTATCCCAAGTTGGTGTAGGTAGGATGATGAAAGACTCTTTGGAGAGATGCTTGTTGGAGTCAGTTTCTACAGTGGATGAAGAGGACTGGGATGTGCGAGAGGAGTTACTTGCTCTCAATACTCTACCTAAAGAAAAGATTAATGCACAACTTGAAGAGTTACTTGAAGATGAAAGTAAAGAGGTACCAAAAGCATCCTTTGCATTAAAGGATTTACCGAGTCACTTGTGCTATGCATTCCTAGACGAGAGTTCGTCCTATCTGGTATTCATCTCTTCTGCTCTTACTATTGAAGAAAAGGATAAGTTGTTGAGAGTATTGCGAGAGTTTAAATCTGCTTTGGGATGGACAATTTCTGATACCAAGGGGATTAGCCCTACtgtttgtatgcataaaatcttgATGCAAGAGTCCTATTCCCCCTATGTTGATCATCAGAGGAGGCTTAATCCAGCCATGAGGGAGGTTGTAAGAGCTGAGATACTAAAATTGTTAAATGATGGTGTTATTTATGCTATATCTGACAGTTCTTGGGTTTCACCAgtacaagtagtgcctaaaaagaGGGGTATAActgtggtgagaaatgagaataaCGAGTTGATATCAACTCGTCCAGTGACTGGTTGGCGa agatgtcgaGAGAAGAATTTAGTGTTGAACTGGGAGAAATGTCACTTCATGGTGCAAGAAGGTATTGTGCTTGGGCACAAGATTTCAGCCAGAGGGATAGAAGTGGACAGAGCCAAAGTTGTGGCAATTGAAAATCTCCCACCGCCAAAAAATGTGAAAGGGATCCAAAGTTTCTTGGGACATGCCGG GATCAAGACAGCACTGATTTCTGCCCCCATTATGATAGTGCCtgattggaaggagccctttgagctCATGTGCGACGCTAGCGACTATGCTGTGGGAGCAGCATTGGGACAAAGGCGAGACAAGATGTTAAAGGctatctactatgcaagtcgtaCACTCAATGCAGCCCAACAGAATTACACAACTACTGAGAAAGAGATGCTAGCAGTGGTGTTTGCATTCGACAAGTTCAGAACATATCTCATTAGCACAAAGGTAACGGTTTTCACTAACCATGCAGCTCTTCATTACTTGTTTGCCAAAAAGGATGCAAAGCCTAGGTTGATACGATGGATACTCCtacttcaagaatttgactttgaagTCAAAGACAAGAAAGGTTGTGAGAACCAGGTGGCAGATCACTTGTCACGCCTAGAGCTGGAAGAAAGAACTGAAGGTGGAGTGATAAATGAGTTCGATTTGTTctaa